One Triticum dicoccoides isolate Atlit2015 ecotype Zavitan chromosome 4B, WEW_v2.0, whole genome shotgun sequence genomic window carries:
- the LOC119290856 gene encoding tropinone reductase homolog At5g06060-like has product MAAAGTSGSSQPGAPGRWSLHGKTALVTGGTRGIGRAVVEELAALGAAVHTCSRKEAELGERLKEWEARGFRVTTSVCDLSVREQRERLIGDVAERFGGKLNILVNNVGTNIRKPTTEYSAEDYSFLMATNLESAYHLCQLAHPLLKASGLGSIVFISSVCGLVAVFSGTLYAMTKGAINQLTKNLACEWAKDGIRTNSVAPWYITTSLTEGLLANKEFEASVVSRTPLRRVGEPGEVSSLVAFLCMPGSTYITGQTISVDGGMSVNGLYPA; this is encoded by the exons ATGGCTGCGGCGGGGACGTCGGGATCGAGCCAGCCGGGTGCTCCAGGAAGGTGGTCTCTTCACGGCAAGACGGCTCTCGTCACCGGCGGCACCCGCGGGATCGG gcgtgcggtggtggaggaacttgCGGCGCTGGGGGCGGCCGTGCACACCTGCTCCCGGAAGGAGgcggagctgggcgagcgcctcaaggAGTGGGAGGCCAGGGGCTTCCGCGTCACAACCTCCGTCTGCGACCTCTCCGTCCGGGAGCAGCGGGAGCGCCTGATTGGCGACGTCGCCGAACGCTTCGGCGGCAAGCTCAACATCCTC GTAAACAATGTGGGGACAAACATAAGGAAACCAACTACTGAATATTCCGCTGAAGATTACTCTTTTTTGATGGCCACTAATCTTGAATCTGCATATCATCTTTGCCAACTTGCACATCCTCTTCTAAAAGCATCTGGCTTGGGCAGCATTGTTTTCATATCATCTGTCTGTGGATTAGTAGCCGTATTTAGCGGTACTCTATATGCCATGACTAAAG GTGCCATCAACCAGTTAACCAAGAACCTAGCATGTGAATGGGCAAAAGATGGCATAAGAACAAACTCTGTTGCTCCATGGTACATAACGACTTCGCTTACAGAAGGA CTTTTGGCTAACAAGGAATTTGAGGCCTCCGTTGTGAGTCGAACTCCACTGAGGCGTGTCGGAGAACCAGGAGAGGTATCATCGCTGGTTGCTTTTCTTTGCATGCCTGGTTCCACTTACATAACAGGCCAGACGATCTCAGTGGATGGAGGTATGAGTGTCAATGGGCTCTATCCAGCTTGA